From Phocoena phocoena chromosome 16, mPhoPho1.1, whole genome shotgun sequence, a single genomic window includes:
- the MBL2 gene encoding LOW QUALITY PROTEIN: mannose-binding protein C (The sequence of the model RefSeq protein was modified relative to this genomic sequence to represent the inferred CDS: substituted 1 base at 1 genomic stop codon), whose translation MSLFPSLPLLLLIVVTASCIETENCENVQKTCPVIACGSSGINGLPGKDRHDGAKGEKGEPGQGLRGFQGPPGKVGPQGMPGPPGLPGQVGQKGDPGDDLGNYISQATSERAALXSELDQLKKWLIFPSGKKVGEKFYFTNGEKMTFDEVKTLCAQFQASVAIPTNAEENKAIQDIASGGAFLGITNEETDGQSVDLTGKRVTYQNWHDGEPNNAGSEEHCVTLLVDGTWNDITCSASFVAVCKYSA comes from the exons ATGTCACTGTTTCCATCACTCCCTCTGCTTCTCCTGATTGTGGTGACAGCATCGtgtatagaaacagaaaactgtGAGAATGTACAAAAGACTTGCCCTGTGATTGCCTGTGGTTCTTCAGGAATCAACGGCCTCCCAGGCAAAGATAGGCATGATGGTGCcaagggagaaaagggagaaccaG GTCAAGGACTCAGAGGCTTTCAGGGCCCTCCTGGAAAGGTAGGGCCTCAAGGAATGCCAGGGCCACCTGGGTTACCAGGACAAGTGGGCCAAAAAGGAGACCCTGGAGATGATTTGG gTAACTATATTAGCCAGGCTACTTCAGAAAGAGCAGCTCTGTGATCAGAACTGGACCAACTCAAAAAAT ggcTGATCTTCCCTTCAGGCAAAAAAGTTggggaaaagttttattttaccaaTGGTGAAAAGATGACCTTTGATGAAGTGAAGACTCTGTGTGCCCAGTTCCAGGCCTCTGTGGCCATTCCTACTAATGCTGAAGAAAACAAGGCCATCCAGGATATAGCCAGTGGAGGGGCCTTCCTGGGCAtcacaaatgaggagactgaTGGCCAGTCTGTGGATCTGACAGGAAAGAGGGTGACCTACCAAAATTGGCATGATGGTGAGCCCAATAACGCTGGTTCTGAGGAACACTGTGTGACACTCCTGGTGGACGGCACATGGAATGACATCACCTGTTCTGCCTCCTTTGTGGCTGTCTGCAAATACTCTGCCTGA